From the genome of Ignavibacteriales bacterium, one region includes:
- a CDS encoding sodium:solute symporter: MSLLDWIVLIGFLAFVVIYGTWKTRGKKNIRDFLLANRSTPWYVVTLSIMATQASAITFLSTPGQAYVDGMRFIQFYIGLPIAMIILSITAVPIFHRLNVFTAYEYLEDRFDLKNRTLASILFLIQRGLATGFTILAPSLIVSILLGWDIQLTVIVTGLLVVLYTASGGTDAVNKTHFMQMIIIMVGMFSAFFMIIHALPKDISFLDATKIAGKMGKLNVITFEFDWKDRYNFWSGLIGGTFLALSYFGTDQSQVQRYLAGRSIADSRFGLLANGVIKIPMQFFILFLGTMVFVFYQFITPPLFFNSVEKEKVKKSIYAEEYQKLENQYSEIHDRKQIKLREMILADKNNDKGKYESAVREINESNKNESIIRKEAVNLIKKADPSMDTNDTNYIFLSFVINVLPAGLIGLILAAIFSASMSSTSAALNALASTTVIDIYKRMIHPNGTEKNYLFVSKLATVFWGLVAISFALFANRLGSLIEAVNILGSLFYGTILGIFLIAFYLKKIGGSATFYSALIAELIIIACYLFTDIPYLWYNVIGCMILIILAYLINPIFKKSSASSSLKI, translated from the coding sequence ATGAGTTTACTTGATTGGATTGTGCTCATAGGGTTTCTCGCATTTGTTGTTATTTACGGAACATGGAAGACCCGCGGCAAGAAAAATATTCGGGATTTTCTTTTAGCCAATAGATCCACACCGTGGTATGTTGTTACTTTATCGATCATGGCAACTCAAGCGAGCGCTATTACTTTTCTCTCCACACCGGGTCAAGCTTACGTTGATGGAATGAGGTTTATTCAATTTTACATCGGCTTGCCGATTGCTATGATAATCCTATCGATCACCGCTGTTCCGATCTTTCACCGGCTAAATGTCTTTACTGCTTATGAATATTTAGAAGACCGGTTTGATTTAAAAAATCGTACGCTTGCCAGCATTTTGTTTTTGATTCAGAGGGGGCTTGCAACAGGCTTCACAATTTTAGCACCGTCTCTTATAGTTTCAATTCTTCTGGGTTGGGATATCCAACTTACGGTAATAGTGACTGGACTGTTGGTAGTTCTTTACACAGCTTCCGGCGGAACCGATGCAGTTAATAAAACGCACTTCATGCAAATGATAATCATTATGGTTGGAATGTTCTCTGCGTTTTTTATGATAATCCACGCTTTGCCAAAGGACATTTCATTTTTAGATGCGACTAAAATTGCCGGTAAGATGGGCAAACTTAATGTGATTACTTTCGAATTTGATTGGAAGGACCGATACAATTTTTGGTCGGGTTTGATCGGTGGAACATTTTTAGCACTATCGTATTTTGGAACGGATCAATCTCAAGTTCAAAGATATCTTGCTGGCAGATCAATAGCAGACAGCCGCTTTGGATTGCTGGCGAATGGCGTGATTAAAATTCCGATGCAATTTTTTATTCTCTTTCTCGGAACAATGGTTTTTGTTTTTTATCAGTTTATAACTCCCCCTCTTTTCTTTAATTCCGTTGAAAAAGAAAAAGTGAAGAAAAGTATTTATGCCGAAGAATATCAAAAACTTGAAAATCAATATTCGGAAATCCATGATAGAAAGCAGATCAAGTTAAGAGAAATGATTTTGGCGGATAAGAATAATGATAAAGGAAAATATGAAAGTGCTGTGCGGGAGATTAATGAATCGAATAAGAATGAATCAATTATAAGAAAGGAGGCGGTCAACCTGATCAAAAAAGCCGATCCCTCCATGGACACAAACGATACGAATTACATCTTCCTAAGTTTTGTGATAAATGTTCTACCCGCAGGATTGATCGGACTTATTCTTGCTGCAATTTTTTCAGCATCAATGTCTTCTACTTCGGCGGCACTTAATGCCCTGGCGTCAACTACTGTTATTGATATTTATAAAAGAATGATTCATCCAAACGGTACTGAAAAAAATTATCTTTTTGTTTCCAAACTGGCGACAGTTTTCTGGGGCTTAGTAGCAATTTCATTTGCACTTTTTGCGAATCGGTTGGGATCTTTGATAGAAGCAGTTAATATTTTAGGATCTCTCTTTTACGGAACGATTCTTGGAATATTTCTAATAGCGTTTTATTTAAAAAAGATTGGCGGAAGTGCCACATTTTATTCTGCATTAATTGCCGAGTTAATTATAATAGCATGCTATCTCTTTACGGATATACCGTACTTGTGGTATAATGTAATCGGCTGTATGATACTTATAATTCTGGCTTATCTCATCAATCCAATTTTTAAAAAATCTTCCGCAAGTTCTTCTTTGAAGATCTAA
- a CDS encoding fibrobacter succinogenes major paralogous domain-containing protein encodes MKNGIIILTLISSFIMCCNTTFLNHKDYNFKVKDFVWNIKIEGQVGEIYFKGSNFIFGRNANSTFIVISPDNGAILDTLNPYTIEKERECLINDGTGEYKSGYSLHNVPVDKQKYSKVTLKSIDRQYRGDSETFYLIVNTLSNKEYTILFNRSQFDFISDITYYKDGKFIMTYNGEAESEVNKYTEHIGLFDLGKIIKDDYRTGTDSKEVFLKSEDSIVKKREMKGIKTNGSVKIGKQEWSVENLNVDRFRNGDLIPEAKTTEEWMASGENGKPAWCYYENDNEKGKKYGKLYNWYAVNDKRGMAPEGWHIPTITELKTLVTTVNNNSNVLKEIGQYTGTNTSGFSALLAGYREPHGNFTVFGEYTGFWSSTEHYNVTNAYYVYLWGNDNNINLFYSTKEYGFSVRCLKNF; translated from the coding sequence ATGAAAAACGGAATAATCATATTGACCTTAATATCATCATTCATTATGTGTTGTAATACAACCTTTTTGAATCACAAAGACTATAATTTTAAGGTAAAAGACTTTGTCTGGAATATAAAAATTGAAGGCCAAGTTGGTGAAATCTATTTTAAAGGATCGAACTTTATTTTCGGTAGAAATGCGAATTCGACATTTATTGTAATATCCCCAGACAACGGTGCTATTTTAGATACTTTAAATCCGTATACCATCGAAAAGGAAAGAGAGTGTTTAATTAACGACGGTACCGGGGAATATAAAAGCGGTTACTCTCTACATAATGTTCCTGTTGATAAGCAGAAATATTCAAAAGTAACTTTAAAAAGTATTGACAGACAATACCGCGGCGACTCAGAAACATTTTATCTGATTGTAAATACTCTTTCCAATAAAGAGTATACAATTCTATTCAATCGCAGTCAATTTGATTTCATTTCGGATATTACTTATTACAAAGACGGGAAGTTTATAATGACATATAATGGAGAAGCGGAAAGCGAAGTAAATAAATATACCGAGCATATTGGGCTTTTTGACTTGGGAAAAATAATTAAAGATGATTACAGAACAGGAACTGATTCTAAAGAAGTGTTTCTAAAAAGCGAGGACAGTATTGTAAAGAAACGAGAGATGAAAGGAATAAAAACTAATGGGTCAGTTAAAATAGGTAAACAAGAATGGTCGGTTGAAAATTTAAATGTTGACAGATTTAGAAATGGTGATTTGATTCCAGAAGCGAAGACAACGGAAGAATGGATGGCATCTGGAGAGAATGGCAAACCAGCATGGTGTTATTATGAAAATGATAATGAAAAAGGGAAGAAATATGGTAAGCTGTATAATTGGTATGCGGTGAATGATAAAAGAGGAATGGCGCCGGAAGGCTGGCACATTCCAACTATTACTGAGTTAAAAACATTGGTCACAACAGTAAACAATAACAGCAATGTCTTAAAAGAGATTGGCCAATATACTGGAACAAATACAAGTGGATTTTCTGCTTTGCTTGCGGGTTACCGCGAACCCCATGGTAACTTCACCGTTTTTGGTGAATACACTGGCTTTTGGAGTTCTACGGAACACTACAATGTTACGAACGCATACTACGTGTACTTGTGGGGCAATGATAACAATATCAACTTGTTCTATAGCACCAAGGAGTACGGTTTCAGTGTTCGATGCCTCAAGAATTTTTAG
- a CDS encoding histidine kinase encodes MLKKIQIFTLLSFLQFASLFSQTPSYYHYTSSDGMASSTVFDIMQDKDGFIWFGTLNGLNKFDGKHFTTFNVKDGLNSNVITSLVEGDSGEIYLGNYEKGINILKDGKIENYRDRINGKNFNTTYLLNYHGKIYTYTNYSIFITDQNSKTNFTDHIIEPLPFYLLRIAKLLDNKLVVLTSKGLYKITNNLLFKMNIAGLPDTNFYCLAERSDGSYFIGARGSIYLVKNNRVIKKISIDSHHDKMFYHIFCDKENNIWFSILGKGFFLIPNNSSKIIEMGSKMGLENTQVDCFYEDSEGNIWIGTYGKGVYCLNNLYIKNYTENDGLNNNNVISIEKEKSGRLLIGTINGISILQNGVVERVKDNSGKDISGYINSINSFDDYMYVCWAPENPEIKNVSCNGLKFRFIVTSSFYKTMNGSYLYGSIGNSISSFNGYYNKRTDFHSIQIFGDSTIQNRVNVILEDKRKNIWVGTSLGLCKLSGSSGKSEITNFNKTFFKDDPVLSSKINSIYEDTKNNIWFTGAKGFAKYNLNNNSVTSYTSILNHDLSTTTSVVSDSKNRIWVGSMKGLYLIDGNSIKLLNSKTGLPSDEVLALNYDSGTNILYIGTSNGLSSLDVNMFDNYKHLPLEVKINSIRVNQFTYSSQNNLVLQPDQNNVYLNFRVINYSSPGSVQFRYILNGDVRETKNDFLDFSSLKYGVYNLQIMAKDQNTDWGKPYLITFRILPHFIETIWFNLIIMTLLIITALLILSWRLKLNREKNNEQLELTERINDLKHQALSAMMNPHFISNSLNSVQYLVNTQRYEEANDYIAMMAKLMRKNLDTAGSGFILLYEEISRLKLYLDLEKLRFQDSFSYEIITGTDVHTGYLMIPNMIIQPFVENSLWHGIMDSGIKGLLTVSFSFEDVEIDSSTVRSLIIKVTDNGIGLKEAMKKKEEDHISRGIQIIEERLKLLSAKMNLPQPIMFEDLSIRDENAHGTEIIISLPPPLYKIINPDSDHSFSGTD; translated from the coding sequence ATGTTAAAAAAAATTCAAATATTTACTTTACTCAGTTTTTTACAATTTGCCTCTCTTTTTTCGCAGACCCCTTCTTATTACCACTATACTTCATCGGACGGGATGGCTTCTTCTACTGTTTTTGATATTATGCAGGATAAAGACGGATTTATTTGGTTCGGCACTTTAAATGGTTTAAACAAGTTTGATGGAAAACATTTCACAACATTTAATGTCAAAGATGGTCTTAATTCGAATGTAATAACATCCTTGGTGGAAGGAGACAGCGGTGAGATCTATTTAGGTAATTATGAAAAAGGAATAAATATTTTAAAAGATGGAAAAATTGAAAACTACAGAGATAGAATTAACGGTAAAAATTTTAATACAACATATTTATTAAATTACCACGGGAAAATATATACATATACGAACTATTCGATATTTATTACAGATCAAAATTCAAAGACAAACTTTACAGATCATATAATTGAGCCACTCCCTTTTTATTTACTGCGAATCGCAAAATTATTAGACAATAAATTAGTTGTCCTTACTTCAAAAGGATTATACAAAATAACTAATAATTTACTTTTCAAAATGAATATAGCCGGCTTGCCTGATACCAATTTTTATTGTCTGGCCGAACGAAGCGACGGCAGTTACTTTATCGGTGCGAGAGGATCAATCTATCTCGTAAAGAATAATCGCGTTATTAAAAAAATAAGTATCGACTCACATCACGACAAAATGTTTTATCATATATTCTGCGATAAAGAAAATAATATATGGTTTTCGATTTTGGGCAAAGGTTTCTTTTTGATTCCCAACAACTCCAGTAAAATAATTGAGATGGGAAGTAAGATGGGGCTTGAAAACACTCAGGTTGATTGTTTTTATGAAGATAGTGAAGGTAACATATGGATAGGCACGTACGGTAAAGGCGTTTATTGTTTAAATAATCTTTATATAAAAAACTATACTGAAAATGATGGGCTAAATAATAATAATGTTATTAGTATCGAAAAAGAAAAATCTGGCAGATTATTAATCGGAACGATTAACGGCATTAGTATTTTACAAAATGGGGTCGTTGAAAGAGTAAAAGATAATTCGGGCAAGGATATATCGGGTTACATAAACAGTATTAATAGTTTTGATGATTATATGTATGTCTGCTGGGCACCCGAAAACCCTGAGATAAAAAATGTCTCGTGTAATGGATTGAAATTCCGGTTTATAGTCACCTCGTCATTTTACAAAACAATGAATGGTTCTTATTTGTATGGAAGTATTGGCAATTCCATAAGTAGCTTTAACGGGTATTACAATAAACGGACAGATTTCCATTCGATTCAAATATTTGGGGACAGCACTATTCAAAATCGCGTAAATGTAATTCTTGAAGATAAGCGTAAAAATATTTGGGTTGGTACAAGTCTTGGCTTATGCAAATTATCAGGTAGTTCTGGTAAATCTGAAATAACCAATTTTAATAAAACTTTTTTTAAAGACGATCCTGTGCTGAGTTCCAAAATTAATTCAATTTATGAGGATACTAAAAACAATATATGGTTCACAGGTGCAAAAGGATTTGCAAAATATAATCTTAATAATAATTCGGTTACAAGCTATACAAGTATATTAAATCATGATTTGTCAACTACTACTTCTGTTGTTTCTGATAGCAAAAACAGAATTTGGGTTGGAAGCATGAAGGGGCTTTATTTAATTGACGGCAATTCAATAAAATTACTTAATAGTAAAACAGGCCTTCCTTCAGATGAAGTACTTGCTCTTAATTATGACTCCGGAACGAACATATTGTATATAGGTACAAGTAACGGACTTTCTTCTCTCGATGTAAATATGTTTGACAACTATAAGCATCTTCCTCTTGAAGTCAAAATCAATAGTATACGGGTAAACCAATTTACTTATTCATCTCAAAACAATTTGGTTCTTCAGCCCGATCAAAATAATGTGTACTTAAATTTTAGAGTTATTAATTATTCTTCACCCGGATCGGTGCAATTTAGATATATATTAAACGGTGATGTGAGAGAGACTAAAAATGATTTTCTTGATTTTAGTTCACTTAAGTATGGGGTTTACAATCTTCAAATAATGGCCAAAGATCAGAATACAGATTGGGGCAAACCATACTTAATAACTTTTAGAATTCTCCCGCACTTTATTGAGACAATTTGGTTTAACCTCATCATTATGACTTTACTAATAATTACAGCCCTACTAATATTAAGTTGGAGATTAAAACTAAATAGGGAAAAAAATAATGAACAATTGGAGCTTACAGAAAGAATTAATGATTTAAAACACCAGGCGCTTTCGGCTATGATGAATCCGCATTTTATCTCCAACTCACTTAACTCGGTCCAGTATCTTGTAAACACTCAAAGATATGAAGAAGCAAACGACTATATAGCCATGATGGCAAAGCTGATGAGGAAAAATCTTGATACAGCGGGGAGCGGATTCATTTTATTGTACGAAGAGATCAGTCGGCTGAAACTTTATCTCGATTTAGAAAAGTTAAGATTCCAGGATAGTTTTTCATATGAAATTATCACCGGAACTGATGTCCATACCGGTTATTTGATGATACCTAACATGATCATACAACCCTTTGTGGAAAATTCTCTATGGCACGGTATCATGGATTCAGGAATCAAAGGTCTGCTTACTGTTTCTTTCTCATTTGAAGATGTTGAAATTGATTCTAGTACTGTCAGATCATTGATAATCAAAGTAACAGATAACGGAATTGGACTAAAAGAAGCCATGAAGAAAAAAGAAGAGGATCATATATCGAGGGGAATCCAGATAATTGAAGAGAGACTGAAATTACTTAGTGCAAAGATGAATCTTCCGCAGCCGATAATGTTTGAAGACTTAAGTATACGCGATGAAAATGCTCACGGAACTGAAATAATAATTTCACTTCCTCCGCCTCTTTATAAAATAATCAATCCAGATTCAGATCATTCATTTTCGGGTACCGATTAA
- a CDS encoding T9SS type A sorting domain-containing protein encodes MKKLFKVFAFLFILFSAANLFAQTASVTWALNNTTQLTSVNVGNVTGSAESVSAGSGRFGMSVFDYSSNGQRLWEGTAGWISGTEEATRYTQFDALPVSGNSFTVTNVSFHYGAAGMDNNIQSNTYYSTDGWVTRTLLNPNPLAYPGSGMSPFTHNVSVTITSGTTFSVRIYPYAIVNSSPMGPTFAVHSNVVISGTTDSKKNCILQVTNVAGKWGKSVFLTARLQETGPTGNTNLPGRKVSMGTRESDTCDCPLGDIFNNTGTTDANGIVSIAYTIPQDSASSSLKALQDSVAHSIRAEFAGDAIYNSIIGFGKLTVVRHVASLTVSPTTTVYGQPVVFTATLIDNDNSGKGVSNQTLKFYKISPGTREGDTARVYIGSGTTNANGAASISYTLPQDSVISSISVSYAGDANYSPKSGTGTLKKMTSIQVTNATGKWGKSVLLTGSLQVLGTPQSSYLPNQELKFYQDSVYIASATTDKNGVASLMYTIPQDSVNGSIAAPQDSVTHSVTVSFAGDANYGMQSGTGKLIAVRHLTNISVAPLIAVFGQQVELVATLTDNDNNGNSISKQVLKFNIVEGIGDQAKAISIGSATTNTSGVASIAYTVPQDSISRSISVSFVGDANFSQQSGTGKLGYAVKSCVVQITDAAGKWGNSILLTARLQEIGLAGNTNLPNQVLRFYVNNKYVNSGITNSNGVANLMYTIPQDSVSSSIITPQDSVMRTISVTFAGDANYNTQSSSGKLTVAKHVTKVIVPETMVVFGQPVVFSAALTDNDNDGKGVPNQELKFYYVPQDSLNQKYIGSGATNASGVANLMYTLPQDSVASTHTIQAVYTGNSNYRAQSGSGKLTYKLTDVANKQVDIPEKYDLTQNYPNPFNPTSTIRYDIPKTGFVNISVYDILGREIKVLVNEVKNPGHFEIVFDARELASGIYFYTIKAGDFVQSKKMILMK; translated from the coding sequence ATGAAAAAACTATTTAAAGTGTTTGCATTTCTTTTCATACTGTTTTCTGCCGCAAACTTATTTGCACAAACAGCTTCCGTTACGTGGGCGCTAAATAATACAACACAATTAACTTCTGTAAATGTTGGCAATGTAACAGGGTCTGCGGAATCTGTAAGTGCCGGGTCCGGTCGATTTGGAATGAGTGTGTTCGATTACAGCAGCAATGGTCAAAGACTTTGGGAAGGGACTGCCGGTTGGATTTCCGGAACTGAAGAAGCTACGCGTTATACTCAGTTTGATGCTTTACCTGTAAGCGGAAATAGTTTTACTGTTACAAACGTTTCGTTCCATTATGGTGCCGCCGGTATGGATAATAATATACAATCGAACACTTACTATTCAACGGATGGCTGGGTAACCAGAACTCTGTTGAATCCTAATCCTTTAGCATATCCGGGTTCTGGCATGTCGCCATTTACACATAACGTAAGTGTAACTATAACAAGTGGTACAACATTTTCTGTACGAATATATCCTTACGCAATTGTGAACAGTTCACCTATGGGACCAACTTTTGCTGTTCATAGTAATGTTGTTATTAGCGGTACAACTGACTCTAAGAAAAATTGCATCCTACAAGTAACAAATGTTGCCGGCAAATGGGGAAAGTCAGTTTTTTTGACGGCGAGACTGCAAGAGACCGGCCCAACCGGTAATACAAACTTGCCTGGCAGAAAGGTATCGATGGGAACAAGAGAGAGTGATACATGCGATTGCCCTCTAGGGGACATATTCAACAACACCGGCACAACCGATGCAAACGGAATTGTGAGTATTGCTTATACAATACCACAAGACTCAGCATCAAGTTCATTGAAAGCACTACAGGATTCAGTTGCACATTCGATTAGAGCAGAGTTTGCCGGAGATGCAATTTATAATTCAATAATTGGCTTTGGTAAATTGACAGTTGTAAGACATGTTGCAAGTTTAACTGTATCACCAACCACAACCGTTTATGGTCAGCCGGTAGTGTTCACAGCAACATTAATAGATAATGACAACAGTGGAAAAGGTGTTTCTAATCAAACACTAAAATTTTATAAAATCTCTCCAGGAACAAGAGAGGGAGATACAGCAAGAGTATATATCGGCTCGGGTACAACCAACGCAAACGGAGCTGCGAGCATTTCGTACACTTTACCACAGGATTCAGTTATAAGTTCAATCTCAGTATCGTATGCTGGTGATGCAAATTACAGTCCAAAGAGCGGTACTGGAACATTAAAAAAAATGACTTCGATACAAGTAACAAATGCAACGGGTAAGTGGGGAAAGTCAGTTTTGTTAACAGGCTCACTGCAAGTGCTAGGGACACCACAATCTTCATACTTACCAAATCAAGAACTAAAGTTTTACCAGGATAGCGTATATATTGCTTCGGCCACAACCGATAAAAATGGAGTTGCGAGTTTAATGTATACCATACCGCAGGATTCAGTTAATGGTTCGATCGCAGCGCCACAGGATTCAGTTACGCATTCAGTAACTGTTTCATTTGCCGGAGATGCAAATTATGGCATGCAAAGCGGTACTGGTAAATTGATTGCGGTAAGGCATCTTACAAATATATCAGTAGCACCTTTGATCGCTGTTTTTGGACAACAGGTAGAGCTTGTGGCAACATTGACAGACAACGACAACAATGGAAATAGTATTTCTAAACAAGTTCTAAAGTTTAACATAGTTGAAGGAATTGGCGATCAGGCTAAGGCAATATCGATCGGTTCAGCAACAACAAATACAAGCGGAGTTGCTTCAATAGCCTACACTGTACCACAAGATTCAATTTCACGTTCTATCTCAGTATCATTTGTAGGTGATGCAAATTTTAGCCAGCAGAGCGGCACGGGAAAATTGGGCTACGCAGTAAAAAGTTGTGTGGTACAAATAACAGATGCTGCGGGTAAATGGGGTAACTCAATTTTGTTAACAGCCAGACTACAAGAGATCGGCTTAGCCGGTAATACAAACTTACCAAATCAGGTACTTCGGTTTTACGTAAATAATAAGTATGTCAATTCAGGTATAACCAACTCAAACGGAGTTGCAAATTTAATGTATACTATACCGCAAGATTCCGTTTCCAGTTCGATTATCACACCGCAAGATTCAGTGATGAGAACAATTTCAGTTACTTTTGCTGGTGATGCAAATTACAACACGCAAAGTAGTTCGGGAAAATTGACTGTTGCAAAACATGTTACAAAAGTAATTGTACCAGAGACGATGGTTGTTTTTGGGCAGCCAGTGGTGTTCTCAGCAGCATTAACAGACAATGACAACGATGGAAAAGGTGTTCCAAACCAAGAACTAAAGTTTTATTACGTACCTCAAGATTCATTAAATCAAAAATATATTGGCTCTGGTGCAACCAACGCAAGCGGAGTTGCAAATTTAATGTACACTTTACCTCAGGATTCGGTTGCCTCAACACATACAATCCAAGCAGTGTATACAGGGAATTCAAATTACAGAGCGCAAAGCGGTTCAGGGAAATTGACTTATAAACTTACAGACGTTGCAAATAAACAAGTTGATATTCCAGAAAAGTACGATCTTACTCAAAACTATCCCAATCCGTTTAATCCAACTTCAACAATTCGGTACGATATACCTAAAACGGGTTTTGTTAATATTAGCGTGTATGACATTCTTGGGAGAGAGATTAAAGTATTAGTTAACGAAGTGAAAAATCCAGGTCATTTTGAAATAGTGTTCGACGCAAGAGAATTGGCAAGCGGAATATATTTCTATACTATCAAAGCCGGTGATTTTGTGCAAAGCAAGAAAATGATTTTAATGAAATAG